A genomic segment from Acidobacteriota bacterium encodes:
- a CDS encoding glycosyltransferase, giving the protein KLSGFQFKGASDFKLMNRTAVDAWLKMRERNVFFRGMTVWMGFTTVQIPFEVAPRSAGRSTWSILKRLKLALIGITAFSSFPLHLVTFAGAVFLGLSVILGVETLYLKLAGQAVSGFATVILLELIIGSFLMISLGIIGEYLARIYEEVKGRPRYIVAESIESDLQSRQR; this is encoded by the coding sequence AAACTGTCCGGATTTCAGTTTAAGGGCGCATCGGATTTCAAGCTGATGAATCGCACGGCCGTCGATGCGTGGTTAAAAATGCGCGAGCGTAATGTGTTCTTTCGGGGAATGACTGTCTGGATGGGTTTCACTACTGTGCAGATTCCTTTCGAAGTAGCTCCACGCTCCGCAGGCAGATCGACTTGGTCTATTTTAAAACGCCTAAAACTTGCTCTCATCGGAATAACTGCCTTTTCGTCGTTTCCACTGCATTTGGTTACATTTGCAGGCGCGGTTTTCCTGGGCTTGTCAGTCATTTTGGGGGTGGAGACCCTGTACCTAAAACTGGCAGGGCAAGCGGTCAGCGGTTTCGCCACCGTCATTCTCTTGGAGCTAATCATCGGAAGTTTCCTAATGATCAGCCTCGGAATCATCGGTGAATATCTTGCCCGGATTTACGAAGAGGTAAAAGGCCGGCCTCGTTATATAGTAGCTGAATCAATCGAATCCGATCTTCAGTCGAGGCAGCGTTAG